Within the Fusobacterium sp. DD2 genome, the region GACCTTTTACTTTGTATAACTTGTCTTCTAAACCTCTGTTGTTAGTCCTATATGGATGTGCTGCAGTACAAGTTCCACCAAAGCTATGAACATAATCTATAAATTCCTGTGCATTCATCTGTTTTTCAGGTAATCTGTCTATACCAAAAGCTACAATATCACCATCAGTTGTTAAATATTCCACCCCAGGAAATATTGGAAAATCATATTTTTTTACAAGTTCCTCTATCTCATCTTTTACATCAACATTTTCATGGTTAGTAAGAGCTATTCCATCTAACCCTTTTCTCTTTGCTTCTTTTACAATCTCTTCTATTGACATGTGACTGTCAGGAGAATATTTGTTGTCATGTATATGCAAATCTACTTTCATTATTCTCTCCTTTTCCTAATTCTTCGAACCTCCCTTATTATATCAAATTTTCACAATAATTCATAATTTTTTTATCAAATTTCCACTAAAAAAATCATGATTAACTGCAAAAAAATAGTGCCAGAAATTATTTCTGACACTATCTTAATATATGTGTGTGTATTAATGGTCTTATCTATAGAGAATTCCTATATCTCTTCTCATATATTTATCTTTAAAATCTATTTTATCAGCATCTGCATAAGCTTTTTTTCTTGCTTCATCAAGATTTTTTCCAAGAGCTACAACATTTAAAACTCTTCCACCATTTGTAAGAAGTTTTCCATCTTCTGATTTTGCTCCTGCTACAAATGTCATTCCATCTACTTTATCAAGTCCTGTTATCTCATACCCTTTTGCATATTTCTTAGGATATCCACCTGATGCAAGTACAACACAGCAGGCTGATTTGTCACTCCATTTAACATCCAGAGTATCTAATTTTTTCTCAAGACCTTTTTGAAGTATCTCAATAAAATCAGATTCAAGTAATGGAAGTACAACTTGAGTCTCAGGATCACCAAGTCTCATATTATATTCCAGAAGATAAACTCCTTTTTCAGTTATCATAAGTCCAAAGAATATGAATCCTGCAAAATCCATTTTTTCCTCTTTTATTCCTTTAAGAGTTGGATTTAATATATCTTTTAGAAAAGTGTCATAGACATCTTTAGTCACATATGGATTAGGAGCTATTGTCCCCATTCCACCTGTATTAAGACCTGTTTCTTTTTCTCCAATTTTTTTATGGTCTTTAGCACTTATAAAAGGCAGAATAACATTTGAATCTGTTACAGAAAGTATTGATGCTTCAACACCATCTAAAAATTCCTCTACTACTATTTCCTGTCCTGCATCATTAAATACCTTATCCACCATAATCTCATCAACAGCTTTTAGAGCTTCTTCAAGATTTTTACAGATAAGAACTCCTTTTCCTGCTGCAAGTCCACTTGCTTTTACAACTAGAGGAAAATCAGATTTTTTTATATACTCTTTTGCTTTTAGAGGATCCTTAAATATCTCATATGTAGCAGTTTTTATTCCATATTTTTTCATAAAATCTTTAGCAAATGCTTTAGATCCTTCAAGCATAGCAGCCTTTTTATCTGGACCAAATATTTTTAAACCTGCAGCTTTAAATTTATCTACAATACCATCAACTAAAAGTTCTTCACTTCCAACTATTGTAAGGTCAATTTTATTTTTAACTGCAAAATCTAAAAGCTCTTCTGTTCCCTTTAAATTTACATTTTCTCCTTTTTCTAAAAGAGATATTCCTCCATTTCCTGGAGCACAATATATTTTTTCTACATCTTTATTTTCACTTATTTTCCAGCAAATGGCATGTTCTCTTCCACCACTACCAACTACAAGTACTTTCATCTATTCTCTCCTTAATAATTAGTGTTTGAAATGTCTCATTCCTGTAAATACCATGGCAATTCCATTTTCATTACATGCATCAATAGATTCTTTATCTCTAATTGATCCTCCTGGTTGTATTATAGCTTTTATTCCTGCTTTTGCACAACTATCTACAACATCTCTAAATGGGAAGAAAGCATCTGATGCTAATATTGCTCCTTCTACTCTCTCTCCGGCTCTTTCTATTGCCTGGTTAGTTGGCCATATTCTATTTGTTTCTCCATTTCCTATTCCAATAGCCATTTTATCTTTTGCAACTACAATTGCATTTGATTTAACATGTTTTACTATTCTCATTCCAAATTCAAGATCACTCATCTCTTTAGGAGTAGGCTCTTTTTCTGTAACTACAGTGTAGTTGTTAGAAAACTCTTTATCTTCATCCTGAACAAGTATTCCACCATCTACTTTTACCATATTAAGTTTATCTTGAGGTTTTGTATTACATTTTATAACTCTTAAATTCTTTTTACTCTTTAATACTTCCAGTGCTTTTTCACTAAATCCTGGAGCTATAACAATCTCAAGGAAAATTTTAACAAGTTCTTTTGCTGTTGCCTCATCAACTTCTCTATTCAAAGCAACTATACCACCAAATATAGATACAGGATCACATTCATAAGCTTTCATATATGCTTCATATACATCTTTTCCAAGAGCCGCACCACATGGAGTAGAGTGTTTTAATCCACAGCATGCTGGTTCTTCAAATTCATTTGCAACTTTCCAAGCTACATCCATATCTCTTATATTATTAAAAGATAATTCTTTTCCATTTAGTTGTTTGAAGTTTTTCATAGCACCATTTTCAGTTGTAGATACATAATATGCTGCTTTTTGATGAGGGTTTTCTCCATATCTCAAATTCATAGCTCTCTCATAAGATAGACTTAGATATTTTGGCATCTCCTCTTCTAATAAGAAATTTGAGATAGCTGCATCATATGCTGATGTAAGATTGAAAACTTTTCCAGCCAATCTTTTTCTAGTTGCAAAAGTAACTTCCCCTTTTTCCATCTCTTCTTTAACTACTTTATAATCTTCAATATCACTTATTACAACAACATCTTTAAATGATTTTGCTGCTGATCTAAGCATTGTTGGTCCACCAATATCTATAAATTCTACTTTTTCCTCAAATGAAATATCTTCATTTACTTTTTTAAAGAAAGGATAAAGATTTACAACAACCATATCTATTGTGTCTATGCCTCTTTCTTTTAAAGTATTCATATGTTCCTTGTTATCTCTAATAGCAAGTATTCCACCATGAATAACTGGATGTAATGTTTTTACTCTTCCATCTAACATTTCAGGTGCCTTTGTAATAGAGGCAACTTCAATTACTGGAATCCCATTTTCCTTTAGATGTCTGTATGTTCCACCAGTTGATATTATCTCCATTCCTTTTTCAATTAGAAATTTTGAAAATTCAACTACTCCAGTTTTATCGTATACTGATATCAATGCTCTTTTCATTAACAAACTCCTCTACTTTCCATTATTATTTTTATCGATTGTGGAAGCAATTCATGCTCCTGAACAAGAACTCTTTTTTGCAGTGTGTCTGGTGTATCCCCTTCCAAAACTGGAACTCTTATCTGTTTTATAATCTCACCGCTATCTACACCTGCGTCAACAAAATGTACTGTGCAACCACTGACTTTTTCTCCTGCACCAATAACTGCCTCATGAACTCTTATTCCATACATTCCAGGTCCGCCAAATTTTGGTAAAAGAGATGGATGAATATTTATAATTTTTCCTTTCCATTTCTCTACAAAATCCTTATCGATAATTGATAAAAAACCAGCCAGGACAATTAAATCAACATTCTTTTCAGAAACTATCTTATCTATAGTTTTACACAGTTTTTCTTTTAGGATTTTTCTATCCAGGATATACCCCTGAATCCCAGCCTCTACAGCTCTTGTTACTCCGTAGCATTTTCTATCTCCAATTACCACTTCTATCTTACAGTTAAGCTCGTTATTTTTAACTTTATCAATGATAGATTGAAGATTTGTTCCTCCTCCTGAAACTAAAACTGCTATCTTAAACATAGACCTTTTTCTCCCTTTTGCACATATCCAATTTCATATGCATCTTCACCAAATTCTTTTAAATCTCTGATGACTCCATCTTTATCTTTAGGATCCACTACCAATACAAATCCTACTCCCATATTAAATGTACCATACATCTCATCTTCAGGTACATCTCCTTTTTTCTGAAGGTATCTGAAAATTTCTGGAACTCTTATTTTGTCTTTAAAGACAACAGGTTGATGTCCTTCACTTATAGTTCTAGGAAGATTTTCTGGTAATCCTCCACCTGTAATATGAGCCATTCCTTTAATATTATATTTTTCAAGTAATGATAAAACAGGTTTTACATATATTTTTGTAGGTGTTAACAGTGCTGCACCTATTGTAGTATCGTGATATTTTTCACTATAATCTGTAACTATCTTTCTAACAAGAGAGAATCCATTACTGTGCACTCCTGAT harbors:
- a CDS encoding PHP domain-containing protein; translation: MKVDLHIHDNKYSPDSHMSIEEIVKEAKRKGLDGIALTNHENVDVKDEIEELVKKYDFPIFPGVEYLTTDGDIVAFGIDRLPEKQMNAQEFIDYVHSFGGTCTAAHPYRTNNRGLEDKLYKVKGLTAVEGYNGSTTDYHNGLAVKAANETGVQVLGSSDAHIIEKVGIYATLLPYRVNNVKELIEALKTNKCKPLAYRNNMYVKL
- the purD gene encoding phosphoribosylamine--glycine ligase; amino-acid sequence: MKVLVVGSGGREHAICWKISENKDVEKIYCAPGNGGISLLEKGENVNLKGTEELLDFAVKNKIDLTIVGSEELLVDGIVDKFKAAGLKIFGPDKKAAMLEGSKAFAKDFMKKYGIKTATYEIFKDPLKAKEYIKKSDFPLVVKASGLAAGKGVLICKNLEEALKAVDEIMVDKVFNDAGQEIVVEEFLDGVEASILSVTDSNVILPFISAKDHKKIGEKETGLNTGGMGTIAPNPYVTKDVYDTFLKDILNPTLKGIKEEKMDFAGFIFFGLMITEKGVYLLEYNMRLGDPETQVVLPLLESDFIEILQKGLEKKLDTLDVKWSDKSACCVVLASGGYPKKYAKGYEITGLDKVDGMTFVAGAKSEDGKLLTNGGRVLNVVALGKNLDEARKKAYADADKIDFKDKYMRRDIGILYR
- the purH gene encoding bifunctional phosphoribosylaminoimidazolecarboxamide formyltransferase/IMP cyclohydrolase, which encodes MKRALISVYDKTGVVEFSKFLIEKGMEIISTGGTYRHLKENGIPVIEVASITKAPEMLDGRVKTLHPVIHGGILAIRDNKEHMNTLKERGIDTIDMVVVNLYPFFKKVNEDISFEEKVEFIDIGGPTMLRSAAKSFKDVVVISDIEDYKVVKEEMEKGEVTFATRKRLAGKVFNLTSAYDAAISNFLLEEEMPKYLSLSYERAMNLRYGENPHQKAAYYVSTTENGAMKNFKQLNGKELSFNNIRDMDVAWKVANEFEEPACCGLKHSTPCGAALGKDVYEAYMKAYECDPVSIFGGIVALNREVDEATAKELVKIFLEIVIAPGFSEKALEVLKSKKNLRVIKCNTKPQDKLNMVKVDGGILVQDEDKEFSNNYTVVTEKEPTPKEMSDLEFGMRIVKHVKSNAIVVAKDKMAIGIGNGETNRIWPTNQAIERAGERVEGAILASDAFFPFRDVVDSCAKAGIKAIIQPGGSIRDKESIDACNENGIAMVFTGMRHFKH
- the purN gene encoding phosphoribosylglycinamide formyltransferase; translated protein: MFKIAVLVSGGGTNLQSIIDKVKNNELNCKIEVVIGDRKCYGVTRAVEAGIQGYILDRKILKEKLCKTIDKIVSEKNVDLIVLAGFLSIIDKDFVEKWKGKIINIHPSLLPKFGGPGMYGIRVHEAVIGAGEKVSGCTVHFVDAGVDSGEIIKQIRVPVLEGDTPDTLQKRVLVQEHELLPQSIKIIMESRGVC